One stretch of Halichoerus grypus chromosome 8, mHalGry1.hap1.1, whole genome shotgun sequence DNA includes these proteins:
- the MKRN3 gene encoding E3 ubiquitin-protein ligase makorin-3, protein MEEPAAPTEASETPGASPGAEAAGEGATGPSLRTRPVFRQFAAAGPAPLRTSRLRPAQAAGGGAGPSRLPGRSGGSWTKQVTCRYYLHGLCKEGENCRYSHDLSGRQLAREGHGSPPWASADQGPSTAAHTETLPQEVAEAPPAASSCSLPVIGLAAERGFFEAERDTAGLEAAGGAGAEGWENAIEFVPGQPYRGRIFPFVPRAPLQSSVTEREQIAVGRGQQLCRDAAMGQCFRGESCMYLHGEICDMCGLQVLHPVDAVQRADHIKACIEAHEKDMELSFAVQRSMDKVCGICMEVVYEKANPSDCRFGILSNCNHTYCLKCIRRWRTDKQFGNRIVKSCPQCRVTSNFVIPSEFWVEEEEEKQKLIQQYKEAMSNKTCRYFAEGRGFCPFGENCFYKHADPEGPGEDPQRQGAGESGAHCSQLLEPTQVGEGEMPFKSSKKELVMLRLANLLFKCFLSLANDELSFSEDQWDLLHYERENFFQFDLWHYAVACGLLC, encoded by the coding sequence ATGGAAGAGCCTGCAGCTCCCACTGAAGCCTCTGAGACACCTGGGGCATCTCCGGGTGCCGAGGCAGCAGGGGAGGGTGCAACTGGGCCTTCCCTCCGCACGCGCCCGGTCTTCCGGCAGTTTGCAGCTGCAGGTCCGGCCCCCCTCCGCACGTCACGTCTGAGGCCTGCCcaggctgcagggggaggggctgggcccagTCGCCTGCCGGGCCGGAGTGGTGGCAGCTGGACGAAGCAAGTCACCTGCAGGTATTATCTGCATGGGCTTTGCAAGGAGGGGGAGAACTGTCGTTACTCTCATGACCTCTCAGGCCGGCAGTTGGCCAGGGAGGGCCATGGTTCACCGCCTTGGGCCTCTGCAGACCAAGGCCCTAGCACGGCTGCGCACACTGAGACCCTGCCTCAGGAAGTGGCGGAAGCCCCCCCTGCTGCGTCCTCTTGCTCCTTGCCTGTGATTGGCTTGGCTGCTGAAAGGGGTTTCTTTGAAGCTGAGAGAGACACTGCAGGCCTTGAAgctgctggaggagcaggtgcAGAAGGCTGGGAGAATGCCATTGAGTTTGTTCCTGGGCAACCCTACCGGGGCcgcattttcccttttgttcccAGGGCTCCTCTGCAGAGCTCAGTGACTGAGAGGGAACAGATTGCAGTGGGAAGGGGGCAGCAGCTTTGCCGGGATGCTGCCATGGGGCAGTGCTTTCGTGGGGAGAGCTGCATGTATCTCCATGGAGAGATATGCGATATGTGTGGGCTTCAGGTCTTGCACCCTGTGGATGCTGTGCAGAGGGCAGACCATATAAAGGCTTGCATTGAAGCACACGAGAAGGATATGGAACTCTCGTTTGCAGTGCAGCGAAGTATGGACAAAGTGTGTGGCATCTGCATGGAGGTTGTCTATGAGAAAGCCAACCCCAGTGACTGCCGCTTTGGCATCCTCTCCAACTGCAACCACACCTACTGTCTTAAGTGTATCCGCAGGTGGAGGACTGACAAACAGTTTGGCAACAGGATCGTCAAGTCCTGTCCACAGTGCAGGGTCACCTCCAACTTTGTCATTCCCAGTGAGTtctgggtggaggaggaggaagagaagcagaaactTATTCAGCAGTACAAGGAGGCAATGAGCAACAAGACTTGCAGGTATTTTGCTGAAGGCAGGGGTTTCTGCCCATTTGGAGAGAACTGTTTTTACAAGCATGCAGACCCTGAGGGCCCGGGAGAGGATCCTCAGAGGCAGGGTGCTGGGGAATCCGGTGCTCACTGCAGTCAACTTTTGGAGCCTACTCAGGTGGGAGAGGGTGAGATGCCctttaaaagcagtaaaaaagagCTTGTCATGCTTCGGCTGGCCAATCTGTTGTTTAAGTGTTTTCTTTCACTGGCAAATGATGAGCTTTCTTTCTCAGAGGACCAGTGGGACTTGCTTCATTATGAGCgggaaaatttttttcagtttgatcTGTGGCATTATGCTGTGGCATGTGGTCTGTTGTGCTAA